A DNA window from Natrinema amylolyticum contains the following coding sequences:
- a CDS encoding nuclear transport factor 2 family protein, whose translation MATTEKTNVEIVKELYEAFNQGDLETCLAGFADDITWTEPEGSPLASGTYTGTDDVMENVFAPLDDQFERFEVVVDRFIDGEDTIVMEGKHRTTPIDGDTFEVPGVHVMDMEDGRVKEFTGYEDTALTQQLMDA comes from the coding sequence ATGGCAACAACAGAGAAAACCAACGTCGAAATTGTCAAAGAACTGTACGAGGCATTCAATCAAGGCGACCTCGAGACATGCTTGGCTGGATTCGCTGACGATATCACGTGGACCGAACCAGAGGGATCACCGCTCGCCAGCGGGACATACACTGGAACAGACGACGTGATGGAGAACGTGTTTGCACCACTTGACGACCAGTTTGAACGATTTGAGGTCGTTGTCGACCGATTTATCGATGGCGAAGACACCATCGTCATGGAAGGCAAACACCGCACAACTCCGATAGACGGAGACACCTTCGAGGTCCCTGGCGTTCACGTCATGGACATGGAAGACGGGAGAGTGAAGGAATTCACCGGCTACGAAGACACCGCACTCACCCAGCAGCTGATGGATGCGTGA
- a CDS encoding alpha/beta fold hydrolase, translating to MDELPPDTDQETEIHRTISDDGTEIAGRVHGEGPPLVLVPGAMGDGEFVWDPLLPLLTDRFTCYTMNLRSRGLSGHSTDLSTDRRIQDVVAFIESIGEPAGLLGWSQGGQLVLGAAERTDSVSALVAYEPAVLEATSEEEFAHLTDAVTRLGELAAADRPVDAARSFFEWVSTEEELDEMDEAMLSAFSEGGAENVQVFLQEVEGLDEEAGTSPTEAAELTKIAAPVLLLHGDRSDPWFINGIHHVARHVTDAQVREIDGTGHMGPIHTPEAVADEVRQFFAPTPESPRS from the coding sequence ATGGACGAACTACCACCAGATACAGACCAGGAAACGGAAATTCACCGGACTATTTCGGATGACGGCACCGAGATAGCCGGACGCGTGCATGGAGAAGGACCACCTCTGGTCCTCGTTCCGGGTGCTATGGGTGATGGCGAATTCGTCTGGGACCCGTTGTTACCATTGCTCACTGATCGGTTTACCTGCTACACGATGAACCTGCGAAGCAGGGGATTGAGCGGCCACAGTACCGACCTCTCGACCGATCGTCGAATACAGGACGTGGTAGCGTTCATTGAGAGCATCGGCGAACCTGCCGGGTTACTGGGATGGTCTCAGGGTGGCCAGCTTGTACTCGGTGCAGCGGAACGCACCGACTCAGTGTCCGCCCTCGTCGCCTACGAGCCAGCCGTGTTAGAGGCGACAAGCGAGGAGGAGTTCGCACACTTGACCGACGCGGTTACACGCCTGGGCGAGCTGGCCGCTGCTGACCGTCCGGTTGACGCGGCCCGGTCATTCTTTGAGTGGGTCTCCACCGAGGAGGAACTGGACGAGATGGACGAAGCGATGTTATCGGCCTTCAGTGAGGGGGGCGCGGAAAACGTCCAGGTCTTCTTGCAGGAGGTTGAAGGCCTCGACGAGGAAGCCGGGACGAGTCCGACCGAAGCAGCTGAACTTACAAAGATCGCCGCGCCAGTCTTGCTCTTGCATGGGGACCGATCGGATCCCTGGTTCATTAACGGCATCCACCACGTTGCCAGGCACGTGACTGACGCCCAAGTGCGCGAAATTGACGGCACTGGACATATGGGTCCTATCCACACCCCCGAGGCTGTTGCTGACGAGGTCAGACAGTTCTTCGCCCCGACACCAGAGTCACCTCGATCGTGA
- a CDS encoding sodium-dependent transporter: MVRESWGSRAGFILAAVGSAVGLGNIWRFPWMTAENGGSAFLLLYLLIVLVVGVPGLLAAFVIGRRSNRNPVGAFRSLAGSRFWTALGVLCVVTSIILMSFYSVVGGWILRYFLESATGAYFADPETHFAAISYGAEAFGYQLAVLAATSLIVAAGIRRGIEATTKVMIPGVVVLLVGLAIWAARQPGAVQGYEFYLEFDGAYLAENFLSVLGAAAGQALFTLSIGSGTMITYASYIDDDRSLPLDASAIAVFNLGIGILAGLVVFPLLFSFAPGPTEGGPGALFIGIAGAFASLPGGRLLGTVFFLVVLLAALTSLISMLEIPVSFLVDEFDLERATATRGLFALVTLTGGVNAFSPAVFTLFADHLVDLLLVLGLTGFMVYTAWVLGPAAIDEYLKGAGQLSRPLVVPWRYAIGTLFPAFLLFTFYADVTALVEISAGTGLLLVAALLTMMALVLVARRSVSENRPQPSESTD, encoded by the coding sequence ATGGTACGTGAAAGTTGGGGGAGTCGCGCCGGATTTATCTTGGCCGCGGTCGGAAGCGCGGTCGGACTGGGGAACATCTGGCGATTTCCCTGGATGACCGCGGAGAACGGCGGGAGCGCCTTTCTGCTGTTGTATCTGCTCATCGTCCTCGTCGTCGGGGTGCCGGGATTGCTGGCCGCATTCGTGATCGGTCGACGGTCGAATCGGAACCCAGTGGGGGCGTTCAGATCGCTCGCCGGGTCGCGTTTCTGGACGGCGTTGGGCGTGCTCTGTGTCGTCACCTCGATCATACTGATGTCGTTCTACAGCGTCGTCGGCGGATGGATACTTCGGTATTTCCTCGAGAGTGCGACAGGTGCCTATTTCGCGGATCCCGAAACCCACTTCGCGGCGATCAGCTACGGTGCCGAAGCGTTCGGCTACCAACTCGCCGTTCTCGCGGCCACGTCTCTGATTGTCGCCGCGGGGATCAGACGCGGCATCGAGGCGACGACGAAGGTGATGATACCCGGTGTCGTCGTGTTGCTCGTCGGACTTGCGATCTGGGCAGCCCGACAACCCGGCGCCGTGCAGGGATACGAGTTCTACCTCGAATTCGACGGTGCCTACCTCGCGGAGAACTTCCTATCGGTACTGGGAGCGGCCGCCGGCCAAGCGCTGTTCACCCTCTCGATCGGCAGCGGGACGATGATCACCTACGCCTCCTACATCGACGATGACCGCTCGCTGCCCCTCGACGCCTCGGCTATCGCTGTGTTCAATCTCGGTATCGGCATCCTGGCCGGACTCGTGGTATTCCCGTTGCTGTTCTCGTTCGCGCCAGGCCCGACTGAGGGCGGCCCCGGCGCCCTGTTCATCGGAATCGCCGGCGCGTTCGCAAGTCTGCCCGGCGGGCGACTTCTCGGCACAGTCTTCTTTCTTGTCGTTCTCCTCGCAGCCCTGACGAGCCTAATCAGCATGCTCGAGATTCCGGTCTCGTTTCTGGTTGACGAGTTCGATCTCGAGCGGGCGACTGCGACCCGGGGGCTATTCGCGCTGGTCACACTCACCGGCGGCGTGAACGCGTTCAGCCCCGCGGTGTTTACGCTGTTCGCGGACCACCTCGTCGATCTACTCTTGGTGCTTGGCCTGACCGGGTTCATGGTGTACACGGCCTGGGTCCTCGGTCCAGCCGCGATCGACGAGTACCTCAAAGGTGCGGGACAGCTCTCGCGCCCACTAGTGGTCCCGTGGCGATACGCAATCGGGACCCTCTTCCCAGCGTTTCTCCTCTTTACGTTCTACGCCGACGTCACGGCCCTAGTCGAGATTTCAGCGGGAACGGGACTGTTGTTAGTCGCGGCACTGCTGACAATGATGGCACTCGTCTTAGTGGCCCGCCGTTCCGTCTCTGAAAACCGACCGCAACCGAGCGAGAGTACGGACTGA
- a CDS encoding MarR family transcriptional regulator codes for MLRRIELEVLAIVERGDTISELATKLDHSESYLSRAVGDLAEKGLVYTERDGRRKRVVSSDARAVEVYQDLVRQHSHIDFPELLTGKALEVLYYFDQPRTVSEIATQSDNYRNTVNRVLKRLRDRGLVGTDDGCYDFNGDFDRLHEFARELAHHLHRQRLEVIAPNGTILWEDHDEFLAQTETEVEAEHFHETGLARFAAFDLQFLLTRHRHYLYSKDGGEVSPTELCCHTLLIDDSRHRSYCLLLLTHVDIDEDDLRKQAAKYGLEDEIDTLLRYLETHGEVDGDRLPEWDEFQELAADYEVPLPE; via the coding sequence GTGCTCCGGCGCATCGAACTTGAGGTCCTCGCCATCGTTGAACGCGGCGACACGATCTCCGAGCTCGCGACGAAGCTTGACCACAGCGAGAGCTACCTCTCTCGTGCCGTCGGAGACCTCGCCGAGAAGGGGCTCGTCTACACGGAACGCGACGGCCGCCGAAAGCGGGTCGTCTCTTCAGATGCTCGAGCCGTCGAAGTCTACCAGGACCTTGTCCGTCAGCACTCCCACATCGACTTTCCTGAGCTGTTGACCGGCAAGGCACTCGAGGTGCTGTACTACTTCGACCAGCCGCGGACCGTCTCCGAGATCGCCACGCAAAGCGACAACTACCGCAACACGGTCAACCGAGTTCTCAAGCGACTCCGCGACCGCGGTCTCGTCGGCACGGACGACGGCTGCTATGATTTCAACGGCGACTTCGATCGGCTCCACGAGTTCGCACGCGAGCTGGCCCACCACCTCCACCGGCAACGCCTCGAAGTAATCGCGCCGAACGGGACGATTCTTTGGGAGGACCACGATGAATTCCTCGCCCAGACCGAGACGGAGGTCGAAGCGGAGCACTTCCACGAAACCGGTCTCGCTCGGTTCGCGGCATTCGACCTGCAGTTTCTGCTGACCCGCCACCGCCACTACCTCTACTCCAAGGACGGAGGGGAAGTCTCACCGACGGAACTCTGCTGTCACACGTTGCTGATTGACGACAGCCGCCACCGCTCGTACTGTCTCCTGTTGCTCACTCACGTCGACATCGACGAGGACGACCTCCGAAAGCAAGCGGCGAAGTATGGCCTCGAAGACGAAATCGACACCTTGCTTCGCTACCTCGAGACGCACGGCGAGGTTGACGGCGACCGCCTCCCGGAGTGGGACGAGTTCCAGGAATTGGCGGCTGACTACGAGGTGCCACTACCAGAATGA
- a CDS encoding SWIM zinc finger family protein → MSTDRSIHREQQEYHHDRGDTTDREQRYSGDVARLNGHELIAIDEWLPGREPTPYEIDLIDGYEYRTRYWRCRNCGQERNRRDEFRNQCETPVPSTPLEDGGYSVDDPRTRRALSEGMDVRFATLGARYEVVSVSGNTYEVDIEGETCTCPDFEYRQPDDGCKHLRRVDLEIRTGLVPAPDGTFSH, encoded by the coding sequence ATGAGTACAGATCGATCGATTCATCGCGAGCAGCAGGAGTACCACCACGATCGTGGCGACACCACCGACCGAGAGCAGCGGTATTCTGGTGATGTCGCTCGACTGAACGGGCACGAACTCATCGCTATCGATGAGTGGCTACCAGGGAGGGAACCGACTCCATACGAGATCGATCTCATCGACGGCTACGAGTACCGCACACGCTACTGGCGCTGCCGAAACTGTGGCCAAGAACGCAATCGTCGCGACGAGTTCAGAAACCAGTGCGAAACACCAGTACCATCAACACCACTCGAGGACGGTGGCTACTCGGTCGACGACCCACGGACTCGCCGTGCATTGAGTGAGGGCATGGACGTCCGCTTCGCCACTCTGGGCGCTCGCTATGAGGTTGTGAGTGTGAGTGGAAATACCTACGAGGTCGATATCGAGGGGGAGACGTGCACTTGTCCGGACTTCGAGTACCGCCAGCCAGACGATGGCTGCAAGCATCTTCGGCGTGTCGATCTCGAAATCCGTACCGGGCTGGTTCCCGCTCCGGATGGAACATTCAGTCACTGA
- a CDS encoding FAD-binding oxidoreductase — translation MTTTEPLESTTVQTFREQLHGEVLQPDDEGYDEARSVWNAMIDKEPALIACCTGASDVIAAVNFARDLDLELAVHGGGHNVAGKAVCDGGLMIDLSPMDSVRVDPDARTARVGGGATWADFDHEAQAFGLATTGGIVSSTGVAGVTLGGGLGYLSRTYGLAHDNLSSMDVVTADGELVQASPEANADLFWGMRGGLGNFGITTSFEFDLHEVGPEVLAGRIIHPYEAAPAFLRRYRDFMHNAPDDMQAYAAFIQGNPAMGMPEQLHGETLVGAVVLYSGDIDEGREVIQPLRDFGEPVADMVGPTPYVQHQQSSDELYQEGHRNYWKSHFFDELTDEAIDTIVKHVDPLPTPFTTVFFEWMGGAIARRDSDATAFPHRNATVSFTVAPKWTDPAADEEMIEWAREFFNATARFATDDVYVNYLSWDEQERAKSAYGDHYERLIKLKRKYDPDNLFRVNQNLDPRADREG, via the coding sequence ATGACAACAACAGAGCCACTCGAGAGCACGACAGTCCAGACGTTTCGCGAGCAGTTACACGGGGAAGTACTCCAGCCCGACGATGAGGGATATGACGAAGCCCGCTCCGTGTGGAACGCGATGATCGACAAGGAACCGGCACTCATCGCCTGTTGTACAGGCGCCAGCGACGTGATCGCCGCCGTCAATTTCGCTCGCGACCTCGACCTGGAGTTGGCCGTCCACGGCGGCGGCCACAACGTCGCAGGAAAGGCGGTCTGTGATGGTGGGCTGATGATCGACCTCTCGCCGATGGACAGCGTTCGTGTCGATCCAGATGCACGGACCGCCCGAGTCGGTGGAGGGGCGACGTGGGCTGACTTCGACCACGAGGCGCAGGCGTTTGGTCTAGCGACGACCGGCGGTATCGTCTCCTCGACCGGTGTCGCCGGGGTGACGCTCGGCGGGGGACTGGGGTATCTCTCCCGGACGTACGGCCTCGCGCACGATAACCTCAGTTCGATGGACGTCGTGACGGCTGACGGCGAACTGGTACAGGCGAGTCCGGAGGCAAACGCGGACCTGTTCTGGGGGATGCGTGGTGGGCTGGGGAACTTCGGCATCACCACGTCGTTCGAGTTCGACCTCCACGAGGTCGGCCCCGAGGTGCTCGCCGGACGAATTATCCACCCGTATGAGGCAGCTCCGGCTTTCCTTCGCCGGTACCGTGATTTCATGCACAACGCGCCCGACGATATGCAGGCATATGCGGCGTTCATCCAGGGGAACCCGGCGATGGGCATGCCCGAACAACTCCACGGGGAGACCTTGGTCGGGGCAGTCGTGTTGTACTCCGGGGACATTGACGAGGGACGTGAAGTTATCCAGCCGTTGCGCGACTTCGGCGAGCCCGTCGCTGACATGGTCGGACCGACGCCCTACGTCCAGCATCAGCAGAGTTCCGACGAACTGTACCAGGAGGGCCACCGGAACTACTGGAAATCGCACTTCTTTGACGAACTCACCGACGAGGCGATCGATACCATCGTCAAGCACGTTGATCCGCTCCCAACGCCGTTCACCACCGTATTCTTCGAGTGGATGGGCGGGGCTATCGCTCGTCGCGACTCCGACGCGACCGCCTTCCCGCACAGGAACGCAACAGTGTCGTTCACGGTCGCCCCAAAGTGGACCGACCCCGCTGCCGATGAGGAGATGATCGAATGGGCTCGCGAGTTCTTCAATGCGACGGCACGGTTCGCGACCGACGACGTATACGTCAATTACCTCAGCTGGGACGAACAAGAACGTGCCAAGTCCGCCTACGGCGACCATTACGAACGACTGATCAAACTCAAGAGAAAGTACGATCCAGACAACCTGTTTCGGGTGAACCAAAATCTTGACCCAAGGGCTGACCGAGAAGGGTGA
- a CDS encoding helix-turn-helix transcriptional regulator, producing MLERGEKPSEDSLADIAYLARSANRVIILNTLVSGSYTSRDLEQATGVSRSTLERIVSELERRDWIERTTQGEYTATTAGEFAMSEFAPLADSMTALRALGDAVEWLPREELSIGLHHFSDAIIRVPNSNSATAPAAYMAKLLREATEFACLVRIAPPLGFEIAMRDRAATGKLTTEHVVTEDELAYIAEQPDRVRRWREYLNTGVDVFCYAGDVPCNLFVIDETVLVVDREPNVCAFIESENETVRVWASDMIGTYRAEADRLRPDTFREICAAGLERNS from the coding sequence ATGCTTGAACGGGGTGAGAAACCTTCGGAAGACAGCCTCGCCGACATCGCATATCTCGCGCGATCAGCGAATCGAGTGATAATCCTCAATACGCTCGTGTCAGGGTCGTACACGTCGCGAGACCTAGAACAAGCAACGGGAGTCTCCCGATCGACGCTCGAACGAATCGTCTCAGAGTTGGAAAGGCGTGACTGGATTGAGCGAACTACACAGGGAGAGTACACGGCCACGACCGCTGGTGAGTTTGCTATGTCCGAATTCGCGCCGCTTGCCGACTCGATGACGGCCCTGCGAGCCCTCGGAGACGCTGTAGAGTGGCTCCCGAGGGAGGAGTTATCGATCGGACTCCACCATTTCAGCGATGCGATCATCCGGGTACCCAACTCGAACAGTGCAACTGCACCAGCCGCGTACATGGCCAAACTGCTCCGCGAGGCCACGGAGTTCGCCTGTCTCGTACGAATCGCTCCGCCACTCGGATTCGAGATTGCTATGCGCGACCGCGCCGCTACCGGGAAGTTGACCACTGAACATGTCGTCACGGAGGACGAACTGGCCTACATCGCCGAGCAACCGGACCGCGTTCGCCGGTGGCGGGAGTACCTCAACACGGGTGTCGACGTGTTCTGTTACGCCGGGGATGTCCCATGCAACCTGTTCGTCATCGACGAAACAGTGCTGGTCGTGGATCGGGAACCCAATGTCTGCGCGTTCATCGAGAGCGAGAACGAGACGGTTCGCGTGTGGGCCAGCGACATGATCGGAACGTACCGCGCAGAAGCCGACCGGCTACGGCCCGATACATTCAGAGAGATATGTGCAGCCGGGCTGGAGCGGAATTCATAG
- a CDS encoding nucleotidyltransferase domain-containing protein has protein sequence MSNSPRSVFHSRRGEGVFELPRNNVCLLCNCTSNTGVSIKYQPNRTYQHHWGIPPFQHLFMNRRGYLSMGRKSIQRGASLELEVPVPSTDLFSHACTGEILTLLVDNPHTAFGIRDLSRATDNPHRSISAAVDDLEAVGFVEIEHSGRKKLVQINRARLSKPDDPIIQIPQTEFHAPVRELVSRLTNNVDDIHGIVLFGSVAQGDADRRSDIDCFVLVDGTQATAQQTADELTSELNEEAFDGDRYKFHVLVESVESARRYGNRLREIFATGLTLEGSDSLTQLKEEVLTNGR, from the coding sequence ATGTCAAACTCGCCGCGTAGTGTTTTTCACTCCCGGAGGGGCGAGGGGGTTTTCGAATTACCCCGGAACAACGTATGCCTTCTCTGCAACTGTACCAGCAACACTGGCGTATCGATCAAGTACCAGCCGAACCGGACGTATCAGCATCATTGGGGAATACCCCCTTTCCAGCACCTATTTATGAATCGGAGAGGATATCTATCCATGGGCAGAAAAAGTATCCAAAGAGGCGCCTCACTCGAGCTGGAAGTTCCTGTCCCTTCTACGGACCTCTTCAGTCACGCCTGTACTGGGGAGATTCTTACATTGCTTGTCGACAATCCCCATACAGCGTTCGGGATTCGGGATTTGAGCCGAGCAACGGATAATCCGCATCGAAGCATTTCAGCAGCCGTTGACGACCTCGAGGCGGTTGGCTTCGTCGAGATCGAGCATAGTGGACGGAAGAAGCTCGTTCAGATTAATCGTGCCCGACTTAGCAAGCCTGACGATCCGATTATCCAGATCCCGCAAACGGAGTTTCACGCCCCAGTTCGAGAACTTGTCTCGAGACTGACTAACAACGTTGACGATATCCATGGGATCGTCCTCTTCGGCAGTGTTGCTCAAGGGGATGCTGATCGCCGAAGCGATATCGATTGTTTCGTCCTCGTCGACGGTACGCAGGCGACAGCCCAGCAAACCGCCGACGAACTGACGTCGGAGTTGAACGAGGAAGCCTTCGATGGTGACCGCTACAAATTCCACGTCCTCGTCGAATCCGTTGAAAGTGCGCGCCGATACGGGAATCGACTGCGCGAAATCTTCGCCACCGGACTGACGCTTGAAGGATCCGACTCTCTCACCCAACTCAAAGAGGAGGTACTGACGAATGGACGATAG
- a CDS encoding NAD(P)/FAD-dependent oxidoreductase, producing the protein MEYDYDLLVIGSGPAGLAAGIAAGRRGLETVIFERESVGGELVNRHTIENLPGHPESTGPELRSTLVDHLREAGGQIQLAAVDDIRQVDDEAASGDGAPERAEDGDAVGFEVDTTEGSYSTRTVVVATGSRPIRLDVPGAEAYRGRGIFNCAMCDGPLYADEIIAVSGGDEWALTDALYLTEHAERVVVIEEGPRLSAGETLREKGADHPDVEVRTATEIRGVSGEDVLERLKLFDRIEGTEYDEAVGGLYVQHGVEPEASFLPEWIPRTSCGAVAVDQSLETAVPGLFAAGDVRQSSPRTVATALGDGVTACQSATWYLEE; encoded by the coding sequence ATGGAGTACGATTATGACCTCCTCGTGATCGGCTCGGGGCCCGCAGGGCTGGCCGCCGGCATCGCCGCCGGCCGCCGCGGGCTAGAGACGGTTATCTTCGAGCGGGAGTCCGTCGGCGGTGAACTCGTCAACCGCCACACTATCGAGAACCTCCCTGGCCACCCCGAATCCACGGGTCCCGAACTCCGCTCGACACTGGTCGACCACCTCCGTGAGGCCGGCGGACAGATCCAACTGGCGGCCGTCGACGATATCCGTCAGGTGGACGACGAGGCGGCCAGTGGCGACGGCGCTCCCGAGCGAGCCGAGGACGGCGACGCCGTCGGCTTCGAGGTCGACACGACTGAAGGTTCCTACAGCACCCGGACCGTCGTCGTCGCTACCGGCAGTCGGCCGATCCGGCTAGACGTCCCCGGCGCAGAAGCGTACCGCGGTCGCGGTATCTTCAACTGTGCGATGTGCGACGGACCGCTGTACGCCGATGAAATTATCGCCGTCTCCGGCGGCGACGAATGGGCGCTGACCGACGCACTCTATTTGACCGAGCACGCCGAACGCGTCGTGGTCATCGAGGAGGGGCCGCGACTGTCCGCCGGCGAGACGCTTCGCGAAAAGGGCGCAGACCACCCGGACGTCGAGGTACGGACCGCCACCGAGATCCGGGGTGTCAGTGGTGAAGACGTCCTCGAGCGGCTCAAGCTGTTTGACCGCATCGAAGGCACCGAGTACGACGAGGCTGTCGGCGGATTGTACGTCCAGCACGGTGTCGAGCCGGAGGCGTCGTTCCTCCCAGAGTGGATTCCGCGGACCAGCTGCGGCGCCGTCGCCGTCGATCAGTCGCTGGAGACGGCGGTTCCCGGGCTGTTCGCCGCCGGCGACGTCCGACAGTCCTCACCGCGGACGGTTGCCACTGCTCTCGGCGACGGCGTCACCGCCTGCCAGTCGGCGACGTGGTATCTGGAGGAGTGA
- a CDS encoding UGSC family (seleno)protein, producing MADSELTERKPIAPRLEQIEGVRIGLFDNGKPAAEPLLDVVEERLEEAYPTVTIDRYAVDHLNRIKNEEEMANIQAWADEELDACIGAIGDCGSCTKYLVYGIESVERSGTPGVGIVDEGFTLDWDTNARDFGRDIRYYTLSAAAEVLDRDRFREQLTADVLDELLEELTRPPRAEEQAADDAESDRTVVTGGDR from the coding sequence GTGGCTGATTCCGAATTGACGGAGCGGAAACCCATCGCCCCGCGGCTGGAGCAGATCGAGGGCGTACGTATCGGGCTGTTCGACAACGGGAAGCCGGCGGCGGAGCCGTTGTTAGACGTCGTCGAGGAGCGCCTCGAGGAAGCGTACCCGACCGTGACGATCGACCGCTACGCCGTCGACCACCTCAATCGCATCAAGAACGAGGAGGAGATGGCGAACATCCAGGCGTGGGCCGACGAGGAACTCGACGCCTGCATCGGCGCCATCGGCGACTGCGGTTCCTGTACCAAGTACCTCGTCTACGGTATCGAGTCGGTCGAACGTAGCGGGACACCCGGCGTCGGCATCGTTGACGAGGGCTTTACGCTCGATTGGGACACGAACGCTCGCGATTTCGGCCGCGATATACGCTACTACACCTTGTCGGCGGCCGCCGAGGTGCTCGACCGCGACCGCTTCCGCGAGCAGCTCACTGCCGACGTCCTCGATGAACTGCTCGAGGAGTTGACGCGGCCGCCGAGGGCAGAAGAGCAGGCCGCTGACGACGCTGAGTCCGACCGGACGGTCGTTACCGGCGGGGATCGATAG